Proteins from a genomic interval of Pseudomonas asplenii:
- a CDS encoding sensor domain-containing diguanylate cyclase — protein MSDHLDLNEFHWLLAIVQSIDVGVVVLDRDYCVQVWNTFMENRSGVQPRDAYNQSFFALFPEVDREWFSRKVESVATLGTPGFTIWEQRPYLVRFKNYQPITGQEDFMYQNTTLLALRSTDSAIHHICLVIYDVTDVATNRNQLQAVNAQLQKLSSTDRLTGLYNRGHWEESLKVAYARNQRHGNPTSLVMFDIDHFKRVNDTYGHQAGDKVIEQVADLVREHVRDSDVAGRYGGEEFGVVLSDTDKVGAWHFAERLRNAVAALEVVHEGVGIRFTISLGVADLSRPSVTHADLIAWADQALYQSKKAGRNRVTVYE, from the coding sequence ATGAGCGATCACCTCGATCTGAACGAGTTTCACTGGTTGCTGGCGATCGTCCAGAGCATCGATGTCGGCGTAGTGGTGCTCGACCGCGACTACTGCGTGCAGGTCTGGAACACCTTCATGGAGAACCGTTCCGGGGTCCAGCCCAGGGATGCCTACAACCAGTCGTTTTTCGCGTTGTTTCCCGAGGTGGACCGCGAGTGGTTCAGCCGCAAGGTCGAGAGCGTCGCCACCCTTGGCACGCCGGGCTTCACCATCTGGGAGCAACGGCCTTATCTGGTGCGGTTCAAGAACTACCAGCCGATCACCGGCCAGGAAGACTTCATGTACCAGAACACCACCTTGCTGGCGCTGCGTTCGACCGACAGCGCGATCCACCATATCTGCCTGGTGATCTACGACGTCACCGACGTGGCCACCAACCGCAACCAGTTGCAGGCGGTCAACGCGCAGTTGCAGAAGCTCTCCAGTACCGACCGGCTGACCGGGCTGTACAACCGTGGGCATTGGGAAGAGAGCCTGAAGGTTGCCTATGCGCGCAACCAGCGCCATGGCAACCCGACCAGCCTGGTGATGTTTGACATCGACCACTTCAAGCGCGTCAACGACACCTACGGCCACCAGGCCGGCGACAAGGTGATCGAACAGGTGGCCGACCTGGTGCGCGAGCATGTGCGTGACAGCGACGTGGCCGGGCGTTATGGCGGCGAAGAGTTCGGCGTGGTGCTTTCGGACACCGACAAGGTGGGGGCCTGGCACTTTGCAGAGCGCCTGCGCAACGCGGTCGCAGCACTGGAAGTGGTGCATGAGGGCGTGGGCATCCGCTTTACCATCAGCCTCGGTGTGGCCGACCTCAGCCGCCCGTCAGTCACCCACGCCGACCTGATCGCCTGGGCGGACCAGGCGTTGTATCAGTCGAAGAAGGCTGGGCGTAATCGCGTGACGGTGTACGAGTAG
- a CDS encoding RNA 2'-phosphotransferase, with protein MNNKKLTETSKFLSYVLRHEPQSIGLQLDTEGWADIDALITNAAQAGRTLERELIQAVVSSNDKKRFAISDDARCIRAVQGHSTETVSLQHIEKVPPERLYHGTATRFLESIQQKGLIPGSRHHVHLSQEVNTAVTVGQRYGKPVVLHIDALKMHQQGFKFFQADNGVWLTDHVPTSFITQE; from the coding sequence ATGAACAATAAGAAACTCACCGAAACCAGTAAATTCCTCAGTTATGTTCTACGACATGAACCCCAATCCATCGGCCTCCAGCTGGACACCGAAGGCTGGGCCGATATCGACGCCCTGATCACAAACGCAGCCCAGGCAGGCCGCACGCTGGAACGCGAACTGATCCAGGCGGTTGTCAGCAGCAACGACAAGAAGCGCTTTGCAATCTCTGACGATGCACGCTGCATTCGCGCCGTACAGGGCCACTCCACCGAAACGGTCAGCCTCCAGCACATCGAGAAAGTGCCTCCCGAGAGGCTGTACCACGGAACAGCCACCCGCTTTCTGGAGTCGATTCAACAGAAAGGATTGATCCCTGGCTCTCGCCACCATGTGCACCTCTCGCAAGAAGTGAACACAGCCGTCACTGTCGGACAGCGATATGGAAAGCCTGTGGTATTGCACATTGATGCTCTGAAAATGCATCAGCAGGGCTTCAAGTTTTTCCAGGCCGACAACGGTGTATGGTTAACAGACCATGTCCCTACTTCTTTCATCACTCAGGAATAG
- a CDS encoding two-partner secretion domain-containing protein, translated as MDVRQFAFLVGQPSAALKKRDHFLGLPKRGLAFLLANVMFWQPLWAQADGIVVSAPGTTLGQAGNGVPIVNIAAPNGAGLSHNQFHDYNVGSQGVILNNATDRTQSTQLGGIILGNSNLNGRAASTILNEVNGGSPSQLRGYTEVAGQSAHVIVANPYGISCNGCGFINTPQATLTTGKPVVENGQVSRYQVDQGSVSIEGAGLNANNIDRFEIITRSAKLNAEIQAKNLAIIAGASDVDAKTLKATARAADPATAPQLAIDSSALGGMYAGAIKLVGTEAGVGVKLDGKMVASGGDIQLDANGHLSMVDTAATGAVNVKAQSLETKGAVYAGTTLDVTTQGDLTSQNNLVAKDRITLSSGGQLTNNGIIEAGVNADNSRNTAGDISITAQNFNNTGKSVIASRDLAVTTSQSLNNQGGTLGGQRQTVVSAAVLDNRNKGRLLSGGTLTINTGQLLNTQGGLVNSNGELVANLGTVTNNAAEISGLAGVTLTVASLDNVAGLIAAGTALDIKASGAFNNQGGRLSAQQQLQLNAASLDNSQQGTITSLGTLGLTSAGALANHHGGRIQGQGATVINSASLDNHQSGLLSSDNNLTLVSGLVDNSESGRITSAMALTVTVSTLDQHDQGQLTGISGLTLDLNQGQLDNRNALINSAGALLFKNLSSVANQNGEISSQQGFTLAADSLDNSAGGKVLSDASLALSIHQGLNNTHGVLSANGLTVNTGSLNNNGGQLSSVRAMTVNSQGTLSNLGGNLVSGDTLDLTSAQLNNGNAGSISSSKALTARVTGLDQQGGKLFSSGALNLDLGNGLLNNQNGLINAVGPLALKNLRDVLNRNGEISSDQAFTLAARSLDNNRGKLISQQALIVGIDQALSNVRGLVSANGLDLQAGSLDNRNGTLGSDADLTLVVQGALSNLNGSLTSAGQGTLKAASLDNTQGQVTGDLGLNIDLGGALNNQGGILGSGGALTLNAASLDNRAAGTVLAAGGALTATVSGAVDNREQGKLRATGAIDLNAGSLDNRGGSVAGKDQLTLRSASADNRGGLIQADQDVQLRVDQLDNRDKGNLLGKAALRYEGTRLDSSGGLLSATGPVTLKVQEVLNAQGRIASQSNLTATIETLTQQGGALVAQGALLLTGKSLDNRNGGTVASIQDLNLDVDQIDNRAGELSSTRGKVKLSAQRLDNSDGGKLLAETDLALTVAQVINQTKGRLFAKGSASLVGTSLDNTGGTFSSLNAVDIRLDGALLNNTGLLSSEGALSLKTGSLDNSSGQLGSAGDLSIDSLGALLNQGGSILTDHGLTLASSRLDNSQKGRISGLGATRVTTGAFDNSQDGRLTSDDRLDLTATQVNNASGRIASGKDLTANVTGLDQQGGELFSKTRLNLDLNNGQLNNQGGLINGPLLVLNNLKGVNNQGGEISSAQAFTLAAQSLDNSSGKLLSNQGLTLRIEQALSNVKGLISAAALDKQPGADQQSWAA; from the coding sequence ATGGACGTTCGCCAGTTTGCCTTCCTCGTAGGCCAGCCTTCTGCTGCCCTGAAAAAACGTGACCACTTTCTGGGCCTGCCCAAGCGCGGGTTGGCGTTCCTGCTGGCGAACGTCATGTTCTGGCAGCCGTTGTGGGCGCAGGCGGACGGCATCGTGGTCAGCGCACCGGGGACGACGCTGGGTCAGGCGGGCAACGGCGTGCCTATCGTCAACATTGCCGCACCGAACGGCGCGGGTCTGTCGCACAACCAGTTCCACGATTACAACGTCGGCAGCCAGGGCGTCATCCTCAACAACGCGACTGACCGAACTCAGTCGACGCAATTGGGCGGGATCATCCTCGGCAACAGCAACCTCAACGGGCGTGCCGCTTCCACCATCCTCAATGAGGTCAACGGTGGCAGCCCGAGTCAGTTGCGCGGCTACACCGAAGTGGCGGGGCAGTCGGCCCATGTGATCGTTGCCAACCCGTACGGCATCAGTTGTAACGGCTGTGGTTTCATCAACACGCCGCAAGCCACGCTGACCACCGGTAAACCAGTGGTGGAAAACGGCCAGGTCAGCCGCTATCAGGTCGACCAGGGCAGTGTGTCCATCGAAGGCGCAGGTCTGAACGCCAACAACATCGACCGCTTCGAGATCATCACCCGCTCGGCCAAGCTCAATGCCGAGATCCAGGCCAAGAATCTGGCGATCATCGCCGGTGCCAGCGACGTCGATGCCAAGACCCTCAAGGCCACCGCGCGGGCGGCTGATCCGGCCACTGCGCCGCAACTGGCGATCGACTCCTCGGCGCTGGGTGGGATGTATGCCGGTGCGATCAAACTGGTCGGTACCGAAGCCGGTGTCGGGGTAAAACTCGACGGCAAGATGGTTGCCAGCGGTGGCGATATCCAGCTCGATGCCAACGGCCACCTGAGCATGGTCGACACGGCGGCGACCGGTGCGGTCAACGTCAAGGCCCAGAGTCTGGAAACCAAGGGGGCGGTCTATGCCGGCACCACCCTGGATGTGACCACCCAGGGTGACCTGACCAGCCAGAACAATCTGGTGGCCAAGGATCGCATCACCCTGAGCAGCGGCGGGCAGTTGACCAACAACGGCATCATCGAAGCCGGGGTCAACGCCGATAACAGCCGCAACACCGCAGGCGACATCAGTATCACGGCGCAGAACTTCAACAACACCGGCAAAAGCGTGATCGCCAGCCGTGACTTGGCCGTGACCACGAGCCAGAGCCTGAATAACCAGGGCGGTACCCTGGGTGGCCAGCGCCAGACCGTGGTCAGCGCCGCGGTTCTGGATAACCGGAACAAGGGCCGGCTACTGAGTGGCGGCACCCTGACGATCAATACCGGGCAATTGCTCAATACCCAGGGCGGGCTGGTCAACAGCAACGGTGAACTGGTTGCCAACCTGGGCACGGTGACCAATAACGCCGCCGAGATTTCCGGCTTGGCCGGAGTCACCCTGACGGTTGCGAGCCTGGATAACGTGGCCGGTCTGATCGCGGCCGGTACCGCGCTGGATATCAAGGCCAGCGGAGCCTTCAACAACCAGGGCGGTCGGCTGTCCGCGCAACAGCAGTTGCAACTCAATGCCGCCTCGCTGGACAACAGCCAGCAGGGCACCATCACCAGCCTGGGCACCCTGGGCCTGACAAGTGCTGGTGCCTTGGCCAATCATCATGGTGGCAGGATACAGGGCCAGGGCGCCACGGTCATCAACAGTGCCAGCCTGGACAACCATCAGTCCGGGTTGCTCAGCAGCGACAATAATCTGACCCTGGTCAGTGGTCTGGTGGACAACAGCGAAAGCGGCCGGATCACCAGTGCCATGGCGCTGACCGTCACGGTCAGCACACTCGACCAGCATGACCAGGGCCAATTGACCGGCATCAGCGGTCTGACCCTCGATCTGAACCAGGGGCAGCTCGACAACCGCAATGCGTTGATCAACAGCGCCGGTGCGTTGCTGTTCAAGAACCTGTCCAGTGTTGCCAACCAGAATGGCGAGATCTCCAGCCAGCAAGGATTCACCCTGGCCGCTGACAGCCTGGATAACAGTGCCGGTGGCAAGGTTCTGAGTGATGCCTCCCTGGCATTGTCGATCCATCAGGGGCTGAACAATACCCACGGTGTGCTTTCGGCCAATGGCCTGACAGTCAACACTGGCAGCCTGAACAACAACGGCGGCCAGCTGTCCAGCGTTCGCGCAATGACCGTCAATAGCCAGGGTACGTTGAGCAACCTGGGCGGCAACCTGGTCAGCGGCGATACCCTGGACTTGACCAGCGCCCAGCTCAACAACGGCAATGCCGGTAGCATTTCCAGCAGCAAGGCCCTCACCGCGCGAGTCACGGGCCTTGACCAACAGGGCGGCAAGCTCTTCAGCAGCGGCGCCCTGAACCTGGACCTGGGCAACGGTTTGCTCAATAACCAGAACGGCCTGATCAACGCCGTCGGCCCGCTGGCGCTGAAAAATCTCAGGGATGTACTCAACCGCAACGGTGAGATCTCCAGTGATCAAGCCTTCACCCTGGCTGCCCGCAGCCTGGACAATAACCGCGGCAAGCTGATCAGCCAGCAGGCGCTGATCGTGGGCATCGATCAGGCTCTGAGCAACGTCAGGGGACTGGTCTCGGCCAACGGTCTGGATCTGCAGGCTGGCAGCCTCGATAACCGCAATGGCACCCTCGGCAGTGATGCCGACCTGACGTTGGTGGTGCAGGGTGCACTGAGCAACCTCAATGGCAGCCTGACCAGTGCGGGTCAGGGCACGCTCAAAGCCGCCAGCCTGGACAACACCCAAGGGCAGGTGACGGGTGATCTGGGACTGAACATTGACCTTGGCGGTGCTCTGAACAACCAGGGCGGCATCCTGGGTTCCGGAGGGGCGTTGACCCTCAACGCAGCGAGCCTCGACAACCGTGCGGCCGGTACCGTGCTGGCAGCCGGCGGTGCTCTGACCGCGACAGTCAGTGGCGCTGTCGACAACCGTGAACAAGGCAAGCTGCGCGCCACGGGTGCGATCGACCTGAACGCCGGTAGTCTGGACAACCGCGGCGGCAGCGTGGCCGGCAAGGATCAACTGACCCTGCGCAGCGCTTCGGCCGATAACCGTGGCGGCCTGATCCAGGCTGACCAGGACGTCCAGCTACGGGTCGACCAGTTGGACAACCGAGACAAGGGCAACCTGCTCGGCAAGGCGGCCCTGCGCTATGAAGGCACTCGCCTGGACAGCAGCGGTGGCCTGCTCAGCGCCACAGGTCCGGTTACGCTCAAGGTCCAGGAAGTGCTCAACGCCCAGGGTCGTATCGCCAGCCAGAGTAATCTGACCGCCACCATCGAGACCCTGACCCAGCAAGGCGGGGCACTGGTTGCCCAAGGCGCACTGCTGCTGACCGGCAAGAGCCTCGACAACCGCAATGGCGGGACTGTCGCCAGCATCCAGGACCTGAACCTCGATGTCGACCAGATCGACAACCGTGCCGGCGAACTGTCCAGCACCCGTGGCAAGGTCAAGCTGAGCGCGCAGCGCCTGGATAACAGCGACGGCGGCAAGCTGCTCGCCGAAACCGATCTTGCCCTGACCGTGGCGCAAGTGATCAACCAGACCAAGGGTCGGCTTTTTGCCAAGGGTAGCGCCAGCCTGGTCGGTACCTCGCTGGACAATACCGGCGGCACCTTCTCGAGCCTTAACGCAGTGGATATCCGCCTCGACGGCGCGCTGCTCAACAACACCGGCCTGCTCAGCAGCGAAGGTGCCTTGAGCCTCAAGACCGGCAGCCTGGACAACAGCAGCGGGCAACTCGGCAGTGCCGGTGACCTGTCCATCGACAGCCTCGGTGCGCTGCTCAACCAGGGCGGTTCGATCCTCACGGATCATGGCCTGACCCTGGCCAGTTCGCGACTCGACAACAGCCAGAAAGGTCGGATCAGTGGCCTGGGTGCGACCCGCGTCACGACCGGGGCTTTTGACAACAGCCAGGACGGCCGTCTGACCAGCGATGATCGCCTGGACCTGACCGCCACCCAGGTCAACAACGCCTCCGGGCGGATTGCCAGCGGCAAGGACCTGACTGCCAATGTCACCGGCCTCGACCAGCAGGGCGGTGAACTGTTCAGTAAAACCCGCCTGAACCTGGATCTGAACAACGGCCAACTGAACAACCAGGGCGGCCTGATCAACGGCCCGCTGCTGGTGCTGAACAACCTCAAGGGCGTGAACAACCAGGGCGGTGAGATTTCCAGCGCCCAGGCGTTCACTCTGGCGGCCCAAAGCCTGGATAACAGCAGTGGCAAACTGCTGAGCAACCAGGGCCTGACCCTGCGCATCGAACAGGCGCTGAGCAACGTCAAGGGCCTGATCTCGGCTGCCGCCCTCGACAAACAGCCAGGGGCAGATCAGCAGTCGTGGGCTGCTTGA
- a CDS encoding ABC transporter ATP-binding protein: protein MSNPSLAAPVTLQARGISKSFTSGRIVSPVLHEVTLDIRAGELTLISGPSGCGKSTLLAILSGLQSPDQGSVMALGQSLGNLDTRALERFRLQHTGFVFQGFNLFPALSALQQVELPLSYLGLTTKEAQQRARQALEQVGLGPRMGLRPAELSGGEKQRVAIARAVAKEPELLFADEPTSALDAASGQVVIDILHAIARERGTTVLCVSHDPRLVSHVDRVLSIEDGRILNDHIPSSRPANAAVAKEHSV from the coding sequence ATGTCGAATCCATCATTGGCAGCACCTGTTACGCTCCAGGCCCGAGGGATCAGCAAGTCGTTCACGTCGGGTCGCATCGTCAGCCCGGTGTTGCACGAGGTCACACTGGATATACGGGCCGGTGAGCTGACATTGATCTCGGGACCCTCCGGCTGCGGAAAGAGCACCCTGTTGGCGATCCTCAGCGGTTTGCAGTCGCCCGATCAGGGCAGTGTCATGGCGTTGGGGCAGAGTCTGGGCAATCTCGACACCCGCGCGCTGGAACGCTTTCGCTTGCAGCACACCGGCTTCGTCTTCCAGGGGTTCAATCTGTTTCCCGCCTTGAGTGCGCTGCAGCAGGTCGAGCTGCCCCTGAGCTATCTCGGGTTGACGACAAAAGAGGCCCAACAGCGCGCCAGGCAGGCCCTGGAACAGGTCGGCCTGGGGCCGCGCATGGGCTTGCGTCCGGCCGAACTGTCCGGTGGCGAGAAGCAGCGCGTGGCGATTGCCCGTGCGGTGGCCAAGGAGCCCGAACTGCTGTTCGCCGACGAACCCACCAGCGCCCTGGACGCTGCCAGCGGCCAGGTCGTCATCGACATCCTCCACGCGATTGCCCGCGAGCGCGGTACCACGGTGCTGTGCGTCAGTCACGATCCGCGTCTGGTCAGCCATGTCGATCGTGTGCTCAGCATCGAGGACGGCCGCATCCTGAACGATCATATCCCGTCATCCCGACCGGCCAATGCGGCCGTCGCCAAGGAACACTCCGTATGA
- a CDS encoding NADAR family protein, whose product MSHSNHLGALRARFNAGEALEYVFFWGHQRNSHKITASCFSQWYDAEFTVDGQGYPTAEHFMMAEKAALFDDQDIRSQVLQAPTPNAAKALGRKVSGFDNEQWLQHRYAIVVRANQAKFSQNPELETFLRETGSRILVEASPVDNIWGIGLAQDDPRAKDPNSWQGLNLLGFALMQVRDELTLP is encoded by the coding sequence TTGTCCCATTCAAATCACCTGGGTGCTCTGCGCGCGCGCTTCAACGCCGGCGAAGCCCTGGAATACGTATTTTTCTGGGGCCACCAGCGTAACTCGCACAAGATCACCGCCAGTTGCTTCAGCCAGTGGTACGACGCCGAATTCACCGTCGACGGGCAAGGCTACCCGACCGCCGAGCATTTCATGATGGCCGAAAAGGCCGCCCTGTTCGACGACCAGGACATTCGCAGCCAGGTGCTGCAAGCCCCCACGCCCAATGCGGCCAAGGCCCTGGGGCGCAAGGTCAGCGGCTTCGACAATGAACAATGGCTGCAGCATCGGTATGCGATTGTCGTGCGGGCCAATCAGGCCAAGTTTTCCCAGAATCCGGAACTCGAAACCTTCCTCAGGGAAACCGGCTCACGCATCCTCGTCGAAGCCAGTCCGGTCGACAACATCTGGGGCATAGGCCTCGCCCAGGACGATCCCCGGGCGAAAGATCCCAACAGCTGGCAAGGCTTGAATCTGCTGGGTTTTGCACTCATGCAGGTACGCGACGAACTCACCCTGCCCTAA
- a CDS encoding efflux RND transporter periplasmic adaptor subunit produces the protein MNLRSFSLCFVLLACTCLLVGCPRDEAAPQSASAAPAQVAVARGRIDVEGGLLKLGLSRDGVVSDITVREGQHVRKGQLLASLDSELARLAVSAAQTEQQQVQLQVRQLEKQASFAELKAKRLAKAAAVGAGDGQSADDAREAAQQLRYAIETNRTQAAVAARKLTAARYELEQRNLRAPVEAEVVRRLIQPGATVSPQSGPAFVLLPSEERIVRAELNESFTGVVVPGMKAEITDDSGSGLPPLSARVQRIGAVFGNSTLEEDPLIRGNTRTVECVLVFDKPAPASLRIGQRMLVRFGVESQAVHVADQKSRVF, from the coding sequence ATGAACCTGCGTTCTTTCAGTCTCTGCTTCGTTCTGCTTGCCTGCACCTGCCTGCTGGTCGGTTGCCCGCGTGACGAGGCCGCTCCTCAGAGCGCTTCCGCAGCGCCGGCGCAAGTGGCCGTTGCGCGTGGTCGTATCGACGTCGAAGGCGGCCTGCTCAAGCTCGGCTTGTCCCGTGACGGTGTGGTGAGCGATATCACGGTGCGTGAGGGCCAGCATGTGCGCAAGGGCCAGTTGCTCGCTTCGCTGGACAGCGAACTGGCGCGCCTGGCGGTGAGTGCGGCGCAGACCGAGCAGCAACAGGTCCAGCTCCAGGTCCGGCAACTGGAAAAGCAGGCCAGCTTTGCCGAGTTGAAGGCCAAGCGTTTGGCCAAGGCCGCTGCGGTCGGTGCCGGGGATGGGCAGAGCGCCGACGATGCGCGCGAGGCCGCGCAGCAGTTGCGTTACGCCATTGAAACCAATCGCACGCAGGCTGCGGTTGCGGCACGAAAGCTGACGGCTGCGCGTTATGAGTTGGAGCAGCGCAACCTGCGCGCGCCTGTCGAGGCCGAAGTGGTTCGCCGCCTGATTCAACCCGGCGCCACGGTGTCGCCGCAAAGTGGTCCGGCCTTCGTGTTGTTGCCCAGTGAGGAACGTATCGTGCGGGCCGAATTGAACGAGTCCTTCACTGGCGTGGTGGTGCCCGGGATGAAGGCTGAAATCACGGACGACAGCGGCAGCGGCCTGCCGCCGTTATCGGCTCGTGTACAGCGTATCGGTGCGGTGTTTGGCAACAGCACGCTCGAAGAGGACCCGCTGATCCGCGGCAATACGCGCACCGTCGAATGTGTCCTGGTGTTCGACAAACCGGCGCCGGCGTCGTTGCGGATCGGGCAGCGCATGCTGGTGCGTTTCGGTGTTGAATCGCAGGCCGTTCATGTGGCCGACCAGAAGTCGAGGGTGTTCTGA
- a CDS encoding ABC transporter permease: MVALARQTLLHEWRRFLPAMIAVGFAGLLQLLQAALVLGIFGSASVYINGSSADLWVGYPGTQSVNLGRPIDAGVEMHLRMEPQVRQVEPFLWVDGDWRGARDTGGVSVYVSGIDTGPQGLMFDRVLSAALRVRLQEVDTVVVDRADLGSLGVAVGDTALINGHRVRVIGVTSGLRALGGVNVVASLSTARQIDLPSGRGERMTYLLAKLNDPQQADAVAARLRGVTAFGQYDVWTAEDFAHRSQMYWMFDTGAGAGVLFLAGIVFLVGAVITSQTLVAAVIGSIREYATLNALGVGIGALRKVVMEQAFWVGALGLLGSLVVAGLMFVLAAAYNVPVALSPAAAIACLVLSMALVLVSGLAAIRTLRHADPASLLR, translated from the coding sequence ATGGTCGCGCTTGCCCGTCAAACGCTGCTGCATGAGTGGCGACGTTTCCTGCCAGCGATGATCGCTGTGGGCTTCGCCGGCTTGCTGCAATTGCTCCAGGCCGCACTGGTGCTGGGGATCTTCGGCAGTGCCAGTGTCTATATCAATGGCTCCTCGGCCGACCTCTGGGTCGGCTATCCCGGTACCCAGAGCGTCAACCTGGGGCGGCCGATCGACGCGGGCGTGGAGATGCACCTGCGCATGGAGCCGCAGGTGCGGCAGGTCGAGCCTTTCCTGTGGGTCGACGGTGACTGGCGCGGTGCGCGGGATACCGGTGGCGTTTCGGTGTATGTCTCCGGAATCGATACGGGGCCACAGGGCCTGATGTTCGATCGGGTTCTGTCGGCTGCATTGCGCGTCCGTCTGCAGGAGGTGGACACGGTGGTGGTCGATCGGGCCGACCTGGGCAGCCTGGGTGTTGCCGTTGGCGACACTGCCTTGATCAATGGCCATCGCGTGCGCGTGATCGGCGTCACCAGCGGATTGCGAGCGCTGGGAGGGGTGAACGTCGTGGCCTCGTTGTCGACGGCGCGGCAGATCGACCTCCCGTCAGGCCGGGGTGAGCGCATGACCTATCTGCTCGCCAAACTGAATGATCCGCAGCAGGCGGACGCGGTCGCTGCCCGCCTGCGCGGTGTCACGGCGTTCGGCCAATACGATGTATGGACTGCAGAGGATTTCGCCCACCGCTCGCAGATGTACTGGATGTTCGATACCGGTGCCGGGGCCGGCGTGCTGTTTCTGGCCGGCATCGTCTTTCTGGTCGGGGCGGTGATCACCAGCCAGACCCTGGTGGCTGCGGTCATTGGTTCGATCCGCGAATACGCGACCCTGAATGCGCTGGGTGTCGGGATAGGGGCCTTGCGCAAGGTGGTGATGGAGCAGGCGTTCTGGGTCGGGGCGCTGGGGCTGTTGGGCAGCCTTGTGGTGGCCGGCCTGATGTTTGTCCTGGCCGCGGCCTACAACGTGCCCGTGGCGCTTTCTCCCGCGGCAGCCATTGCCTGTCTGGTCCTCAGCATGGCCCTGGTGCTGGTCTCCGGCCTGGCCGCGATCCGTACCTTGCGTCATGCCGACCCGGCCAGCCTGTTGAGATAA
- a CDS encoding TolC family protein produces the protein MTIKLPERAASARFPCALLVLFMLGGCSVAPLPDLKPSPPDTWRNAPANVQPLRPDLNGWWHAFGDPELDALVERALQNNLDVAQAVERLRATRLLSRHVQDPYLPSLSIQSRDAVSADTSTSNYLVGFDALWELPLFGVKQSADRLAQGNEERVKADLRSTQVSLVAQVTRCWIELRSAQQAQKLLVVVQENQREKLRLLRVREDLKLVTPVDIAGAQAELARADMALGEPRQAINRNAQQLALLLGQSEPDLHWLQPGPLPTLGQWQLNSVPTDLLRTRPEIAGAEAEVIRAAGEAGMSRAEIYPHISFGTSLQWSLNLDSNRKRTRSGDSIFSYGPGISIPLFDWGLRVARAEAQDHQLQAAVLAYRQSVLLGVAEAETALGDLEQLRQREQSSQQALSAVQARLEAGRQRSRLGLQSDLDLKNEQIDQHQAMLQLARARTERNIAYVALYKALGGAPLPDEPLKEIH, from the coding sequence GTGACTATCAAACTTCCTGAACGAGCGGCGTCTGCCAGGTTTCCCTGCGCGCTGCTGGTGCTGTTCATGCTGGGCGGCTGCTCGGTGGCCCCGTTGCCTGACCTGAAACCATCGCCCCCCGATACCTGGCGCAATGCGCCTGCGAATGTGCAGCCTTTGCGGCCCGACCTGAACGGGTGGTGGCACGCCTTCGGCGACCCGGAGCTGGACGCACTGGTCGAACGGGCCCTGCAGAACAACCTGGACGTCGCCCAGGCGGTTGAGCGTCTGCGTGCCACGCGGCTATTGAGTCGGCACGTTCAGGATCCTTACCTGCCGTCGCTGTCGATCCAGAGCCGGGACGCCGTCAGTGCCGATACCAGTACGTCCAACTACCTGGTCGGTTTTGATGCGCTGTGGGAGCTGCCGCTGTTCGGGGTCAAACAGAGTGCCGATCGGCTTGCCCAGGGCAACGAGGAGCGGGTGAAAGCCGATCTGCGTTCGACCCAGGTCTCGTTGGTGGCACAGGTCACTCGATGCTGGATTGAGCTGCGTTCGGCGCAACAGGCGCAAAAGCTCCTGGTGGTCGTCCAGGAAAACCAACGGGAAAAGTTGCGGCTGCTGCGGGTGCGTGAAGACCTCAAGCTGGTGACCCCGGTCGATATCGCTGGCGCCCAGGCTGAGCTGGCCCGGGCCGACATGGCCTTGGGCGAGCCGCGACAGGCGATCAACCGCAACGCGCAACAATTGGCACTGCTGCTCGGCCAGAGTGAGCCCGATCTCCACTGGCTACAACCGGGGCCGCTGCCCACGCTCGGCCAATGGCAATTGAACAGCGTGCCGACCGACCTGTTGCGCACACGCCCGGAAATTGCCGGGGCCGAAGCCGAGGTGATACGTGCGGCGGGGGAGGCAGGCATGAGCCGGGCTGAGATCTATCCGCACATCAGCTTCGGCACCTCGTTGCAGTGGTCGCTGAATCTGGACAGCAATCGCAAGCGTACACGCAGCGGTGACAGCATCTTCTCCTATGGGCCCGGTATCAGCATTCCCCTGTTCGACTGGGGGCTGCGCGTGGCCAGGGCCGAGGCCCAGGATCACCAGTTGCAGGCGGCGGTCCTGGCTTATCGGCAAAGCGTCCTGCTGGGCGTGGCCGAAGCCGAAACCGCCCTGGGTGACCTCGAACAGTTGCGCCAGCGCGAGCAATCCTCCCAGCAAGCCCTCAGTGCGGTGCAAGCCCGCCTGGAAGCCGGTAGGCAACGGTCCAGGCTGGGGTTGCAGAGTGACCTGGACCTTAAGAACGAGCAGATCGACCAGCACCAGGCGATGTTGCAACTGGCCCGTGCCCGTACCGAGCGCAACATCGCCTATGTCGCCTTGTACAAGGCACTCGGGGGTGCGCCGTTGCCAGACGAGCCCTTGAAGGAGATCCACTGA